The following coding sequences lie in one Euhalothece natronophila Z-M001 genomic window:
- a CDS encoding alpha/beta hydrolase has product MIDHLKWLKPRSLPLLFSTASLFLLSLPASAAEKVYVSLGLLEISVSVDSLEKYAEDGTVTPELGAYTRYLNQQQKQRLQEVLTIPAELDTIAISQFLYSPQGEAILRQFGEIVDTKHRQGGFYAIRAGLILASAKEEELTLLTFLRHFPTEGLRINSGRGFELVNQLSRFIRETEEAVTLIKGKSQAQISLSTQDDLFLHDLESQGNVAFQTESLRLVDRERDFVRVGVRSPSQREILAELYLPETSEPPPLIMISHGLGSDRHTYAYLAENLASYGFAVATIEHPGSNVRQLESLMMGLEGEISPPEELVNRPLDIQFLLDYLEQNYSEDIDTNNVGVIGQSYGGYTSLAVAGATIDYPTVASRCDNQDKAAVLNLSLLLQCQLTRLPEEDYQFNDPRIQAVFAMNPFASKIFGEEGMANIDVPTLILAGSEDTVTPALTEQIRPFTWLDVPNQYLVLLKGGTHFSLIPPAEGDAIAIPTEAIGPDPEIAQGYVEALTTAFFKTHLAQKSEYQAYLSPNYFQQISQSLMPIFLINRLSPEELAN; this is encoded by the coding sequence ATGATTGATCATTTAAAGTGGCTCAAACCGCGATCGCTGCCATTGCTTTTCTCTACGGCTAGCCTCTTTTTACTATCTCTTCCAGCCTCCGCCGCCGAAAAGGTTTATGTGTCTTTAGGGTTACTCGAAATTTCGGTTTCTGTGGATTCTCTCGAAAAATATGCAGAAGATGGAACAGTTACACCTGAGTTAGGGGCTTACACACGGTATTTAAATCAGCAACAAAAGCAACGATTACAAGAAGTTTTAACTATACCTGCAGAACTCGATACGATCGCGATCTCGCAGTTTCTCTATTCCCCGCAAGGAGAAGCAATCCTGAGACAATTTGGAGAAATTGTTGATACTAAACACCGTCAGGGGGGATTTTATGCCATTCGCGCTGGTCTAATTTTAGCCTCTGCTAAAGAGGAAGAACTTACCTTACTAACTTTTCTGCGACATTTCCCCACTGAAGGGTTACGTATTAATTCGGGTCGGGGATTTGAACTGGTTAACCAACTCAGCCGTTTTATTCGGGAAACAGAAGAAGCAGTTACTCTTATTAAAGGTAAATCTCAAGCTCAGATTTCTTTATCTACACAAGACGATTTATTTCTCCATGATCTGGAGTCTCAAGGGAATGTAGCATTTCAAACTGAAAGTCTTCGCTTAGTAGATCGAGAGCGAGATTTTGTAAGAGTTGGCGTTCGTTCACCGTCACAACGTGAAATTCTAGCTGAACTCTACCTCCCTGAGACTTCAGAACCACCACCCTTGATTATGATTTCTCATGGCTTAGGGTCAGATCGTCACACTTATGCTTATTTGGCTGAGAATTTAGCTTCCTACGGTTTTGCCGTGGCAACCATTGAACACCCCGGAAGTAATGTTCGTCAGTTGGAATCTTTGATGATGGGGTTAGAAGGAGAGATTAGTCCTCCAGAAGAATTAGTCAATCGTCCTCTAGATATTCAATTTTTACTCGATTATTTAGAACAGAATTACTCTGAAGATATTGATACTAATAATGTGGGAGTCATTGGGCAATCTTATGGAGGGTACACGAGTTTGGCGGTTGCAGGCGCAACTATTGATTATCCAACAGTTGCTAGTCGATGTGATAACCAAGACAAGGCGGCGGTTTTAAATTTATCCCTATTGTTGCAATGCCAATTAACTCGCCTTCCTGAAGAGGATTATCAGTTTAATGATCCTAGAATTCAAGCAGTTTTTGCCATGAATCCCTTTGCCAGTAAAATTTTTGGAGAAGAAGGCATGGCAAATATTGATGTTCCCACTTTAATATTAGCCGGAAGTGAAGATACAGTCACTCCAGCTTTAACGGAGCAAATTCGCCCGTTTACTTGGTTAGATGTTCCAAATCAGTATTTAGTTTTACTGAAGGGGGGAACTCACTTTTCCCTGATTCCTCCAGCCGAAGGAGATGCGATTGCTATTCCTACTGAAGCGATTGGTCCCGATCCTGAAATTGCCCAAGGGTATGTGGAAGCTCTGACAACAGCTTTTTTTAAGACGCATCTTGCTCAAAAATCAGAGTATCAAGCCTACCTTAGTCCAAACTATTTTCAACAAATCAGTCAGTCTCTAATGCCGATTTTTTTAATCAATCGACTCTCTCCAGAAGAACTCGCTA
- a CDS encoding FAD-dependent oxidoreductase, which yields MPFPIFSYDLIIIGNTATGRYAALKASLWEARVALVTQDISSSDEADSLYNFTLTQLTQIAQKWENIIPPSFPPIETYQEWAQEVITIFQEESNLVKLEAQGVDVIEGKGEFCRLPKQAFIINEKKIQARAYLIATETTPILPNISDLSGVGYLTFSDLKIQNTLPNLPDNITIIGEDPKAISLAQNLASLNKQVTLAVANSHLLPAEDQEISYWLQMQLEANGINLLTKSPLLEIQEFNGKKALRLGKHNFKTDEIIIFPATSPNIEGLNLEGIDVDYDGKGVILNKYLQTTNQKVYACGSIVGGYDFFNLAQHEVEIALKNALFLPLFQVNYHLIPYVIQSIPNLGRVGISEAQAQRRYGQNFVIFKEYFKNNLVHLSQGEPTGFLKLIIHKNGTILGGHCCSNHAQELVSVIALAMSQNLKIQQLGKINFPSPSTWDVMKGILQQWESYYYRTHPRLRELRKRYFFKRRP from the coding sequence ATGCCTTTTCCCATCTTTTCTTATGATCTCATTATTATTGGTAACACTGCTACTGGCAGGTATGCAGCTTTAAAGGCGAGTCTTTGGGAAGCCCGAGTTGCTCTAGTTACTCAAGACATTTCTAGCTCTGATGAAGCTGATAGCCTTTATAACTTTACTCTGACACAACTAACTCAAATTGCCCAAAAGTGGGAAAACATCATCCCCCCTTCTTTTCCCCCCATAGAAACCTATCAAGAATGGGCCCAAGAAGTGATAACAATTTTCCAAGAAGAAAGCAATTTAGTAAAATTAGAAGCTCAGGGAGTGGACGTTATTGAAGGAAAAGGAGAATTTTGTCGGCTTCCTAAACAGGCTTTCATTATAAATGAAAAAAAAATCCAAGCCCGTGCTTATTTAATCGCAACCGAAACTACTCCTATTCTTCCTAATATTTCTGATTTATCCGGCGTTGGCTACTTAACATTCTCGGATTTAAAAATTCAAAATACTCTCCCTAATTTACCTGATAATATTACAATTATTGGGGAAGATCCTAAAGCCATTAGTTTAGCACAAAATTTAGCAAGTCTGAATAAACAAGTAACATTAGCAGTAGCTAACTCTCACCTTTTACCTGCTGAAGATCAGGAAATAAGCTATTGGTTGCAAATGCAATTAGAGGCTAATGGGATTAATCTCTTAACCAAGAGTCCTCTTTTAGAGATTCAGGAGTTTAATGGAAAAAAAGCTCTAAGACTGGGAAAGCATAATTTTAAAACAGATGAAATCATTATTTTCCCTGCAACCTCTCCTAATATTGAAGGATTAAATTTAGAGGGAATTGATGTTGATTATGATGGGAAAGGGGTAATTCTCAATAAGTATTTACAAACAACTAATCAAAAAGTTTATGCCTGTGGCAGCATTGTCGGGGGGTATGACTTTTTCAATTTAGCACAGCATGAAGTAGAAATTGCTCTTAAAAATGCCTTATTTCTGCCATTATTTCAAGTTAATTATCACTTAATTCCTTATGTTATTCAGAGCATTCCCAACTTAGGAAGAGTGGGCATAAGTGAAGCTCAGGCACAACGACGTTATGGACAAAATTTTGTAATTTTTAAGGAATATTTTAAGAATAACTTAGTTCATCTTAGCCAAGGAGAGCCCACAGGTTTTTTAAAGCTCATTATTCACAAAAATGGGACAATTTTAGGGGGGCATTGCTGTAGCAATCATGCCCAAGAATTAGTAAGTGTTATTGCTTTAGCCATGTCTCAAAACCTTAAAATTCAACAGCTAGGGAAGATTAATTTTCCGTCTCCCTCTACATGGGATGTAATGAAGGGGATATTGCAACAATGGGAAAGTTATTATTATCGCACTCATCCACGTTTGCGAGAATTAAGGAAACGATATTTTTTCAAGCGTCGTCCCTAA
- a CDS encoding FIST signal transduction protein translates to MTQQIQWVNAISTRLSLEAAISEVTERISEQLSASADLGFLFISSAYASEYPRLVPLLLDKLPIKLLIGTGGGGIIGIDSDDQAQEIEGNPALSLTVAHLPNVKVQGFHVSADEIPDLDSSAQAWETLTGVSPQEEPDFILLADPFFSKVNDLLEGLDFAYPQGKKVGGLGSAMAMGMQTGLFYYDSEKTEETALLREGIIGIALSGDIKVDTIVAQGCRPVGPQYQITKSERNVLAEVATVQEDGVESPKPPLQALRELMTELSPEDQELAQHSLFLGIARDEFKLELQQGDFLVRNLLGVDPKVGAIAVGDKLRPGQRVQFHLRDGDTSAEDLEMLLQQYQQQEISSSSPVGALLFSCLGRGKELYGKPNFDSELFRKYLSQIPVGGFFCNGEIGPVGNQTFLHGYTSSFAIFKPVHSN, encoded by the coding sequence ATGACTCAGCAAATACAGTGGGTAAACGCTATCTCAACTCGTCTCTCCCTCGAAGCCGCCATTTCAGAAGTAACTGAACGCATCAGTGAGCAGTTATCTGCATCTGCTGATTTAGGATTTTTATTTATTTCCTCGGCTTATGCCAGTGAATACCCCCGTTTAGTGCCTTTACTTTTGGATAAACTTCCCATTAAACTCCTCATTGGTACTGGGGGAGGTGGAATTATTGGCATTGATAGTGATGATCAAGCCCAAGAAATTGAAGGGAATCCTGCTTTAAGCCTCACAGTTGCCCATTTACCCAATGTCAAAGTGCAAGGATTTCATGTAAGCGCTGATGAAATTCCAGACTTGGATAGTTCTGCCCAAGCATGGGAAACTTTAACAGGCGTTTCTCCCCAAGAAGAACCTGATTTTATTTTACTAGCTGATCCCTTTTTCTCGAAAGTAAATGATTTACTCGAAGGGTTAGACTTTGCCTATCCTCAAGGGAAAAAAGTAGGGGGATTAGGAAGTGCCATGGCGATGGGAATGCAAACAGGATTATTTTACTATGACAGTGAAAAAACTGAGGAAACCGCTTTATTAAGGGAAGGTATTATAGGAATTGCCCTTAGTGGTGACATTAAAGTGGATACGATTGTTGCTCAAGGATGTCGTCCTGTGGGGCCCCAATATCAGATTACCAAAAGTGAGCGGAATGTGCTTGCAGAAGTGGCTACAGTACAAGAAGATGGCGTAGAAAGCCCAAAACCACCTTTACAAGCCCTGCGAGAGTTGATGACGGAGTTAAGCCCTGAAGATCAAGAGTTGGCGCAACATTCTTTATTTTTAGGCATTGCTCGGGATGAGTTTAAGCTAGAGTTACAACAGGGGGATTTCTTAGTACGAAATTTATTGGGAGTTGATCCAAAAGTAGGCGCGATCGCGGTAGGAGATAAATTACGACCTGGACAGCGGGTTCAATTTCATCTCCGAGATGGAGATACTTCCGCAGAAGATTTAGAAATGCTATTACAACAGTATCAGCAACAGGAGATTAGTTCTTCTTCCCCTGTGGGAGCGTTATTATTTTCTTGTTTAGGGCGAGGAAAAGAATTATACGGAAAACCGAATTTTGATTCCGAATTATTCCGCAAGTATTTAAGTCAGATTCCAGTGGGAGGATTTTTCTGTAACGGGGAAATTGGTCCCGTGGGAAATCAAACCTTCTTACATGGTTATACCTCGTCTTTTGCAATTTTTAAGCCAGTTCACTCAAATTAG
- a CDS encoding dynamin-like GTPase family protein, protein MTQLPQECSQLSEKVNQILELLRQENTLYPKPNTSAVEADLRKVVAPKFYIVFAGAFSAGKSMLINALLERELLYSAEGHATGTECSIEYAEAEEERVIITFLSQAEIVEQAAFLCSSLGLNSPSDLDDVDSMNALYKSCSEIIQQEGGEGRSERAKQARALSLLIEGYQKNHDHIGQTENRTYPMREFNFDNLTEAADYARRGSNSAVLKRLEYYCHHPLLADGNVIIDTPGIDAPVERDRALTYDKIKDPDTSAVVCVLKPAAAGEMTTEETELLELIKSNPGVRDRVFYVFNRIDETWYNAQLRQRLEELVSEQFWDSDRVYQTSALLGFYGSQVRKTSERDRFGLDSIFADSMKTLGGEENTPQFVSEFNNYCGNSGKLANTIFRVYLDSHETPNQNYVRILNQWGNPLINQLIQDSGIEEFRTAITRYLTEEKRPQLFITLADDLEEICIQLSQHWTANYRELINQPQEIESMKNQELQQLNQQLKAVGEQFRQHLSEEVNQVIINEDNAFEADFNKLQARMVSRLDELLQTFSVRDAYSRATYNHPQNSTAPLIAVLVEALYYLANELEKVLEESAQLIIENYCQRLLDKLRHQEYYRQLYRLLGDDSGIENELETIKNNLKVAMKNAAHTECDRYVRESPRFYDEGTFSIYQFRQTLQQTSQSYDAESMVEAEPSIRQLLKLDFEPKVDKTIRSHFRQTINNTLKKNLLPMADQQAEHILQQYEKARTNLEKTLEQEAEARIAKNQRLQAETLEKVEKYNEAVRAINSCLQAMQLYDHQLSDIVFTS, encoded by the coding sequence ATGACACAACTTCCTCAAGAGTGCTCACAGTTATCTGAAAAAGTCAACCAAATATTAGAGTTATTACGACAAGAAAACACGCTTTACCCTAAACCCAATACTAGCGCAGTGGAAGCTGACTTAAGAAAGGTGGTTGCGCCGAAATTCTACATTGTCTTTGCTGGGGCGTTTAGTGCGGGAAAGTCAATGTTAATTAATGCACTGTTAGAGCGAGAGTTACTTTATAGTGCAGAAGGACACGCCACGGGAACAGAATGTTCCATTGAATATGCAGAAGCAGAAGAAGAACGAGTTATCATAACCTTTTTATCTCAAGCAGAAATTGTAGAGCAAGCAGCGTTTCTTTGTTCAAGTTTGGGGTTAAATTCTCCTAGCGATCTTGATGATGTAGATTCTATGAATGCTCTCTACAAAAGCTGTAGTGAGATTATCCAACAAGAAGGGGGAGAAGGACGTTCTGAACGTGCAAAACAAGCTAGGGCTTTATCTCTCTTAATTGAAGGATATCAGAAAAATCACGATCACATTGGGCAAACTGAAAATAGAACTTATCCCATGCGAGAATTTAATTTTGATAACTTGACAGAAGCAGCAGATTATGCCCGCCGTGGAAGTAATAGTGCAGTTTTAAAACGGTTGGAATATTACTGTCATCATCCTTTGTTAGCAGATGGAAATGTCATTATTGATACCCCCGGTATTGATGCACCTGTAGAGCGCGATCGCGCTTTGACTTACGATAAAATTAAAGACCCTGATACTTCGGCGGTGGTTTGTGTTTTAAAGCCTGCTGCGGCTGGGGAAATGACTACAGAAGAAACAGAACTATTAGAGTTAATTAAAAGTAATCCAGGGGTGCGCGATCGCGTTTTTTATGTCTTTAATCGTATTGATGAAACGTGGTATAATGCTCAATTGCGTCAACGGTTAGAAGAACTGGTTTCCGAACAATTTTGGGACAGCGATCGCGTTTATCAAACCAGTGCTTTATTAGGATTTTATGGGAGTCAAGTTAGAAAAACCAGTGAGCGCGATCGATTTGGTTTAGACTCCATTTTTGCTGACAGCATGAAAACCTTAGGGGGAGAAGAAAACACGCCCCAATTTGTCAGTGAATTTAACAACTATTGTGGCAACTCAGGGAAATTAGCAAACACCATCTTTCGGGTTTATCTCGACAGTCATGAAACCCCCAACCAAAACTATGTTCGCATCTTAAACCAATGGGGAAACCCCTTAATTAATCAACTGATTCAAGATAGTGGAATTGAGGAATTTCGCACCGCCATTACCCGTTATCTCACCGAAGAAAAACGCCCCCAACTCTTTATCACTCTTGCTGATGACTTAGAAGAAATTTGTATTCAGCTTAGTCAACATTGGACAGCCAATTATCGGGAATTAATCAACCAACCCCAAGAAATTGAGTCCATGAAAAACCAAGAGTTACAACAACTCAATCAGCAATTAAAAGCAGTGGGGGAACAATTCCGTCAGCATCTTTCTGAAGAAGTTAACCAAGTCATTATTAATGAAGATAACGCCTTTGAAGCCGACTTTAATAAATTGCAAGCACGAATGGTAAGCCGCCTCGATGAATTATTACAAACATTTTCCGTGCGAGATGCTTACAGTCGAGCCACCTATAATCATCCCCAAAATTCTACCGCCCCCTTAATTGCTGTCTTAGTTGAGGCTTTATACTATCTCGCCAATGAGTTAGAAAAAGTCTTAGAAGAAAGTGCCCAATTAATCATCGAAAACTACTGTCAACGGTTACTAGATAAACTCCGTCATCAAGAATATTATCGCCAGCTTTATCGTTTATTAGGAGATGATAGTGGAATTGAAAATGAACTAGAAACCATCAAGAATAACTTAAAAGTTGCCATGAAAAATGCTGCTCATACGGAATGTGATCGTTACGTGCGAGAAAGCCCTCGTTTTTATGATGAAGGAACATTCTCTATCTATCAATTTCGTCAAACTTTACAACAAACCTCTCAAAGTTATGATGCAGAAAGTATGGTAGAAGCTGAACCCTCAATTCGCCAACTTTTAAAGCTAGACTTTGAACCAAAAGTAGATAAAACCATTCGCAGTCATTTCCGCCAAACCATTAATAATACCTTGAAAAAGAATCTTTTACCCATGGCGGATCAGCAAGCGGAACACATTTTACAGCAATATGAAAAAGCCCGTACTAATTTAGAGAAAACCCTCGAACAAGAAGCGGAAGCACGTATTGCCAAAAATCAGCGTTTACAAGCAGAAACTCTAGAGAAAGTTGAAAAGTATAATGAAGCGGTGAGAGCAATTAATTCCTGTTTGCAAGCGATGCAACTATACGATCATCAATTAAGTGACATTGTCTTCACCAGTTAA
- a CDS encoding KGK domain-containing protein: protein MTNPNNFLDNHDVVHIKNDRFDFDKTTKLEQIKKKMNNWIRERFQKEINQSISIFPDFINNCEVLKQDGKGWRKGKIIIRFEFIPDDPEPEDDIQITDQKSLDEFRK from the coding sequence ATGACTAACCCAAATAATTTTCTAGATAATCATGATGTTGTTCATATTAAAAATGATCGCTTTGATTTTGATAAAACGACTAAACTAGAGCAAATTAAAAAGAAAATGAATAACTGGATTAGGGAACGTTTTCAAAAGGAAATAAATCAATCTATATCTATATTTCCAGATTTTATTAATAATTGTGAAGTATTAAAACAGGATGGTAAAGGATGGAGGAAAGGTAAAATAATCATTCGTTTTGAATTTATCCCTGATGATCCTGAACCAGAAGACGACATTCAAATAACTGATCAAAAATCTTTAGACGAGTTTCGCAAGTAA
- a CDS encoding KGK domain-containing protein → MQEENNLNKIEWQNDDVIAFSEQDVIKMSQLLETMEMSIKDSELGRTFRQKLDHKIRISKNSTIPISKSSNQWFEQGVECKILRAENTKGWRKGKIRVKLNIEFELWEETEEADSPLDNFRNEES, encoded by the coding sequence ATGCAAGAAGAAAACAATTTAAACAAAATTGAATGGCAAAATGATGATGTGATTGCTTTCTCAGAGCAAGATGTTATTAAAATGTCACAATTATTAGAAACCATGGAGATGTCAATTAAAGATTCTGAACTTGGAAGGACTTTTAGACAAAAGCTAGATCATAAAATTAGAATTAGTAAAAATTCAACAATTCCTATATCTAAAAGTAGCAATCAGTGGTTTGAACAGGGTGTAGAGTGTAAAATTCTGCGGGCTGAGAATACAAAAGGATGGCGTAAGGGAAAAATTCGTGTCAAACTAAACATTGAGTTTGAATTATGGGAAGAAACAGAAGAAGCAGACTCTCCTTTAGATAATTTTCGTAATGAGGAATCATAA
- a CDS encoding KGK domain-containing protein codes for MEEQYRKIEWQEDDVIGFYDDQVRKADSTLESLKESIQYNNWGQNLNDKFSHNLRLNNIKIIPGDSLNRFSQWFEEGVDCEIMRAYDTKGWRRGKIRVKLNIEFELWEETEEADSPLDNFRNGES; via the coding sequence ATGGAAGAACAATATAGAAAAATTGAGTGGCAAGAAGATGATGTGATTGGCTTCTATGATGATCAAGTGAGAAAAGCTGATTCAACTTTAGAAAGCCTGAAAGAATCTATTCAATACAATAATTGGGGGCAAAATCTCAATGATAAATTTTCTCATAATCTCAGACTAAATAATATCAAAATAATACCTGGAGACAGTTTAAATCGTTTTTCTCAATGGTTTGAAGAGGGGGTAGATTGTGAAATTATGCGAGCTTATGATACAAAAGGCTGGCGCAGGGGAAAAATTCGTGTCAAACTAAACATTGAGTTTGAATTATGGGAGGAAACAGAAGAAGCAGACTCTCCTTTAGATAATTTTCGTAATGGGGAATCATAA
- a CDS encoding KGK domain-containing protein produces MNQNIETLEGKEVICMPPQGLIQHDTFIKSEQFLKELQLILTNQSKNAIPPRLLSTWLSEGRECEMLSPNQDWRKGKLRIKLELEFIPDEVETEENIESQNHQFLNKFRQ; encoded by the coding sequence ATGAATCAAAATATAGAAACTTTAGAAGGTAAAGAAGTAATTTGCATGCCACCGCAGGGCTTAATTCAACATGATACTTTTATTAAGTCAGAGCAATTTCTAAAGGAACTCCAATTAATTTTAACTAATCAAAGTAAAAACGCAATACCACCAAGACTTTTAAGTACATGGCTTTCAGAGGGAAGAGAGTGTGAAATGCTATCTCCTAATCAAGACTGGAGAAAGGGAAAATTAAGAATCAAACTTGAACTAGAATTTATTCCCGATGAAGTTGAGACAGAAGAAAACATAGAAAGCCAAAATCATCAGTTTTTGAATAAATTTCGTCAATAA
- a CDS encoding KGK domain-containing protein yields MNNKYIQLNRQDVISTQDKQRSLLNKTFTVEEFLQLLTKIISEKVSSWKNPEGREKEAKKWTEEGINCKVLSPQSHWKTGKVRITLEFIPDEPESPLDNVRNQQS; encoded by the coding sequence ATGAATAATAAATATATACAGCTAAATCGACAAGATGTAATTTCTACTCAAGATAAACAGAGATCACTTTTGAATAAAACTTTTACGGTTGAAGAATTTCTTCAACTACTAACAAAAATAATTTCTGAGAAAGTTTCTAGCTGGAAGAATCCCGAAGGGAGAGAAAAAGAAGCCAAAAAATGGACAGAAGAAGGAATTAACTGTAAAGTTTTATCGCCTCAAAGTCATTGGAAAACAGGTAAAGTCAGAATCACGCTGGAATTTATCCCCGATGAACCAGAATCACCTTTAGACAATGTGAGAAATCAGCAATCATGA
- a CDS encoding HNH endonuclease produces the protein MKKKRFQKATSRIVIPPEVREYVFQRDNYQCRSCGKKQTQTALEVDHIIPIANGGSNDISNLQTLCRRCNNQKKHHFDQRFRRRFS, from the coding sequence ATGAAGAAGAAACGCTTTCAAAAAGCAACCTCGCGAATTGTCATTCCCCCAGAAGTGAGAGAGTATGTTTTCCAACGAGATAATTACCAATGTCGAAGCTGTGGAAAGAAGCAAACTCAAACTGCATTAGAAGTGGATCATATTATTCCCATCGCTAACGGTGGATCAAATGATATTAGTAACTTACAAACGTTATGTCGTCGCTGTAATAACCAAAAAAAACACCATTTTGATCAGCGTTTTCGCCGTCGCTTTTCTTAG